The following nucleotide sequence is from Megalops cyprinoides isolate fMegCyp1 chromosome 6, fMegCyp1.pri, whole genome shotgun sequence.
CATGCTCTGGATCCAAGTAAGCAGACAACTAGATCCTGTGCCTGCAGTCATCTCAGTTCTGTTACCTAATAAAACAGATAGTAAGTACATTGGCTTTAAAAGTCTACCTTTCCTCCAACCTGATGGgtcaatgaaatgcaaaatgaatttacaatacatacacaaatgcatacacacacaatgtaagCCTTTTCCAAAGATAAATGAAACAAAGGAAGTGGACATAAGACACAAAGGATTATGGTATACATTGTATTtatgaatgatgatgatgatgcgttttaatttttaagtgGCTTAATTCAAAGAGCTGGctaataatttgttttgtatttctgtttcacagcaccattgcaagaaaaaaaccttttgtttttcatttttcataattgttATAATTTGGCAGTCATTCATGTGCTGTAATTATCATCTTGCTTCTCTCAGTATATGAACAGGGGGAAACAATTTTCAATCACAATTACTGCTCTTATTGGTCTGGTCTGCACAGTGACCAGAttaattgttaaattatttgcaAAGTGTTTTGCTGCATTGCAGATTCATACACAATCACTGTCTGAATATAATGTGAGAATAGTATGATGTGTCAGCTTTGGTGTGTCATACATAAGCGGCTCGCATTATTGTGTGGGGTGACATTTCCGCTATGTAGACTCCAAACTGACATTTGTTAAATGACTCCGAGATTAATAGAATTGGCTGCTGTCCTGTGTTTAACCTCTTGTTACTCATTACTAACCTTTTTGTCCTCTGTTCTTCTGCTTTTTTCTAAGATCAAGCCGAACGGATTCCGAGACAGTTACATAAGCCTAAATCACTGCAAACAATCAGCTGAAGCGTATGAGGTTACACCACCATAACGAGGTGGTAATTTACCCTTCGGTTATCAAATTGAGATTTATGAACGCAAAATGTCCCCATGTCCTTCAAAAGGAAAGCGCCTTTTTGCATGCTGTTCCTTTGAAGGCACACCACAAGGGTAAGAGAGGAGAGCCTTAGGACATTTGCTTTTAGATAGGGGTGTACACCTTGATCAGCACCAGGAGTTTCCTTGCTTTTAATCACATAGGCGAAACGAGTAGTATACCATGCAAAGGGCTGAGTTTATTCACTTCCCCGATTTGCATCTTCTGCAGCGATTACTGAAATGTGGCATAGAGATGGATCCTGAAGATAAAGAGGAAATGTGAGAGCATGCAGTACCTCTGCAGGGTGCAAAACCATGAGTCACTTTGGATTGAAATGTTGTACTTTTTTGTGCATAGGCCTGTAGTAAAGCAAGCATATTTTCTTGGGAGCTTGATGATAGTGGGCAGAAATTCCTTAtgccagcgtttcccaaacctctcctggaggaccacttgtcctgcatgttttagatctctccctactccaaaacagctgattcaaatgatcaactcgttatgaactccggaagctgcttaataacaaactgatcatctgtgttgttttaaatcagctgtgttggagcagggagagatctaaagcatgcaggacaagtggtcctccaggagaggtttgggaaacgctgccttaTGTTATTATACAGAGCCAAGTCCAGAGGAATCAGAATTTTATATCCGACGAGCATCAACTTTACACTCTGATGGAGGGGAaagtaataaattattatatcaaaatatacacaatatatttgTCATATGCATGCCAGCCAATAACAGTGAAAAGAATTGTTGCATGTCCCTGCAGTCCGATTaacaatatcaaaaataaataaataaataaataaacctaaCATGTCAAGAAGTTATCAATGCCAATGACAGGAAAAATAAGCAGCTGgtgaatttaatgtttaaagGGGTTTATGTTTTAGTCATGCCATAGCTTGGATATGTGGCTGATTTCAATCCTGGAATGTAGCGTTACATGCTTAAATGACACTGACTTCACTCATAACAATGAACAGTGATGAAGGCATGGGCAAAGGAGCTAAAAGGGAGTGACTTTTAATGGAAATAAGTAAACCAGTGTAAGAGGTAACAATTCAACAGTACAACacagaatgtttctttttcatctttcagGTTTTGGCTGCATTTGACATTGTTGCAATGGTTTAAGATGATTGTAAGATTCAGCCTAAATCTGGGAAAGGACAGCTGGACTTCTCTGTGTAGCACTTTACATTAAGCACCCCTTATACTTAACTATTTCAGGGTGAAAAGTCACTCCCTGCCAGCTCTTCTGTTGGTGCATGTGTTTGATTTAAgcaaaatgttactgttttctCATCTACCCCCGGACAGTAAAGGACTTTTAATGCtgatttttgtgttcatttcagaacagcaatacatgtttgaaaataattcatgcacagaaatatttatatataaaaaatacagctgtataCAGCATTGTATTGGAAGACATTGATTGGAATTTTCCATATCTACTCCACCCAAAGTGTTATTCCAACTAAACATAATCAGCGAAATGGATGTAAAAACAGCCAGAATGGTAGAATGATATAGCCATGAACTGCATTTTCCATTAAACACCGGCATTACACCACTTGGGATTTTATGACTCCTTTGAAATGAGAGTTGAACTAAAAATGGCTTTGAAccaaatggataaaaatgatttacattCAATCTTAGTTATATCCTCATCACTTAAAAAGTGCTGAATTCATAGGGCCACTTCCTGCATATGCTGGAGAATAGTTTAATCTAATTTTGCTTGAGTCAACAAAAGCCAATCAAGTCTGTGAGagatgaattaaaataaactgaaatcaAAGTGTTATTGAATTTCCCCAGACACACAAGTGGAAATCCActgtaatatttgaaaatattcacataGCTTAAACAATATTTGAGCGCACTGCCCACTGACTAAAGTAATCTTTAACCCATGTGAAGTTAAACATCATTGCAATAATCAAACACTGCAATGGAAGATCCAGATGgagtatatttatgtatgcgtgtgtgcattaTGCATGGCTGAGATTATAATATATTGCAGGTTTCCTGAAAAAGACACAGTGCCAAAAAATGGAGGAATTACAAAATAATGCCCTTAAAATTAGCATGTTGccttttacatttaaaagataaatcagcctaaaaataaaaaaaaaaaatcaaatcaagcgCCATATTAAGAAATCTGTCTAACAATATCACAGAAGACTAACAAAAGGCTTACACTTTGAAGGAGACCTGTCTTTTatatattgttgtcattttattgtCAGTAAACACCCAAAGAACAATTGGAACTTTTTCAgtcaaaatcatttaaaaatagagTTTGAAAGAAtagtttgaaatcatttttttaaacttgattTTTGCTTGGGGGAGGAGGGAATTATAtgaacaaccaaaaaaaaagataacaacACAGTAGGGATACAAGGGTGTAGAAATTCTGACAGCATCCTGGCTTCAAGAACCCATAAACATGAGCTTTAAGGGCTAAATTGAGTCTCACAACTTGTTTGTgaccattttgtttgtttttcctgttggGAAATATCATTCAACCACCACACTCCACACATCATCCACCACGAGTCCTGGGAATTGCTCAAGCCATGAAACTGCATCCACATTTCTCCGATCGATTAAACTTTTCATACATCAGACACCTTGTCTTGGCCTTTTAGGCCTATGGTGGCATGCAGAGAAGCACGTACTGCAGAAGTTAGTACTCTTTGGGGGTTGGGCTGAGCATCAATCAAACCTGCAAAAGTCAGCGGGATAACCAGATGGTGAGTCAGCTTTGTGGGATGCATGGTGTACATGACCCCACACTCTGACTGGGAAACAACACTGCACAGAGGTATTAAGGGCCCTGTCTGAACTAGAGGGTTGTGGGTTTAAAACCTGACAGAGCCTCTTGCTTTTTACCTGGTTACAGACAACAGTGTAAAATCTGACTGTGTGATTTGCTGAGTGGGGCTGTGGCTGGGACTGTAGGTTCCAATCCTGAGGAAGCTGCTGGGAGTGTACCCTTCAGTAAAGTAACTCACTTATTTTATCTATCCCAGGAAAAGTGAAAATGGTACGAATGGGTTACAGGCAAAACGGTAAAATCTGACTGTGCAAATGGCTGTTTGTAGAGAAACGGAAGGACATGCCAGAGGGCACATGGAGCAGCCCGTCTGATTCTTATCATACGTGATTAGAGAGAGATACTCATAAACAGACAAACTGATCCCACGAAGCTAACAGgctatatttttcacattattctgttataaagctggatatttactgaagcagttcatgTTAAGTACctttgctcaagggcacaacagcagtgctcaaTAAGGGATATGAAACTGGAATGCTTAGGCAACAAGTTGGGctttcttaccactatgccaatGTTTCTCAGCCTAATTCTAGAGGCCACACACTCTGTGctggtttcattttcagtcaagtAAATgatctgttattattatttatttttatcattttttgctGAGTACTGAAATTGAGTTGACATCACGTATCACGTTTCTGCTAGGGCTGTTTGTTCAAACAGAAGGATAGTAAAACTGTTTCTCTTAGTTacttatatatgttatattcattcatttcagccaCTTGGTGATAAATCTGTAAAAATCAGTAATACAGGCATTCTTATTATCTGCACAGTGCTACAGATATTTGCTTTTATGAACAACAGGGCCTTGAAcacttaattaaataaatttgtaatTATTAGACAGCTGTTCCAGATTTATTGATGGTAtagacatttaaaaagcattagTAGATAACTTAAATCTACTGGCACAATCACATTGACCATCATTGAGCCAGAGCCAGATCTCACAGAAGATGCAGTCAGACAGGGGTTAGAGTGCTGAGGGTGAGACTGTGTAcaggcgtgcgtgtgtgtgtgtgtgtgtgtgtgtgtgtgtatgagtaagtgtgtttgtacatgtattCTCTGACTCTCTTTAACCTCAGGGGAGAATCCCATATGGAGCTCTCATTAACAGCATTGTTTTGGATTGCCATTTAGGGCTCCCGTTTCTGCTGAGCTCACCGTGGTGAAGGGTGAATAGGAAACAAACaactttgatttcttttttgtttctttttggtgTGCAGTTTGAATTATAGTTAGCAGGGGAGAAAAGAGTCAATGTGCTCTCATTTCAGATAATCTCTAGTCTCTGGGTCCCATGAGCAAAGACCTTCCAAGAAGCAAATAAATGGCTGACAATTGTTGACAACACATATTGAATTTACTGCTGTGCTCAACATCAGGGGAATCTCAATGTAGCTGCTGTGCtgcaaaaagaggaaagagcagCAGAATATTACAGGTGTTTAAGTTATCCTGGCTCAATCTTAACATCATTTGATGGCTGGTGGGAGCACTGCTGCACTTTGGTACATGCTAACTGATTTCAGATGGACCTACATGTGACTGCCTTGCCTATGCTCAATGTTTCAAAGCAGAAAGAGAATGTTTTCggcatgtgaaaatgtttagCTAGGGTCTTCTCTTTTCCCAGGAGGATGGAATATTGAAACtagaaaatgtgttgtttgttaAGTCACAATTAAGATGACACCACATGCTCCTTTgcccaaacaaacaaacgtCTTCAAGTTCAGTTCTGGCTGAAGTATCTAAATGACTTTTTTcaacttttctttttccatttttttccatttcttgaGGTGGAAAATGCTCCTGCAATCCTCCAAGGGTGAATCAGGTGGCCAAACCAGGAGCATTGTGAAATGGAAGCTTAGACTACCGCCAAGTTATGGTACCACGAGCCAAGCCACTAAACCAGTTCATTTCTGCTCTCAATAAAAGTAATTCACTGGACACATTCAAAGCACGAATTATACATATTAAATACCATTATAGACTCAGTAGTTCCTCTGGGGCCCTTTGAGGATAACTTCGACCACACTTGCACTAACTTTCCTCACTCGGTTTTAAATCAGCATCATTTTATAGACCCTTGTTCATGAAATCGGGATAGCACAGCCCCGATAACTGTCATTGCATCCCGGCATTTTTTCACTCAGCCAAATGTCTTTGATGACTTGAAGAATGACATTAAGATTCATGTCTTGGCAATGTCTTTCCAAATTCAACCATTGCTTTTGTCTTCTTCattcccagtgttttttttccaagcaacATCCATTTCCTTTGTCCACAGGTGACATGGTAACAAAAAATGTGTCTCAGTGGAAAAGGGGTTATGAATGTATATAGGCGGGGTACCATTCACTCACTGCACAGTCTGGTTGTGAGTCCTGGCTCATGCTAGCATGCTCAgatgtgtttaatgtgagaAAAAGCCAGTCTGATTCTTTCAACTGCTGAATCAATAGCACCTGGGGCACTGTACAGAGAAATAATAATTAACTTGTTATTCTACACAAGAAGACAAAGAGTGGTGTGCACATCATCAGCCACtcctgctgtgctttttatgaCGGGTGTCCAAATAAACAGTTGTTTCATAGAAAGTCCAGTGGTCTTGTGGGTAGTTATTTTAGCCCTGACACACCAACAGCAACCAGAGATGTGGGATCATAGCAAAGGCTGATCACAGTGGCATGCAATGCCAATCAACCTGGCACTCAGTGGTGAGATGGGTGAGGACACTGCCTGAAACAGGTGTTCAGCCCAGAAATGTGTTCTTCTGTGTTATATCTTTGCACCACAGAGATTGTGATGCACCCTGGCCCTGAACTGTCAAAGTCAGATCTGTCAATGTGTTTTGCTGATTTACATCcatcaaacagaaaatgtagCAGGTAAAAATtaatacatgcatgtgtatgcataaacacacatatacacatgcatattgtGTAAATCCTCACAAAGACATATTCAGCCCACTATACCAAAATACAGAGCTTTTTGCTTAGAGAATAAATTCTAAACTAACTCCAGAGGCTGTCATCAACATATATGACAGAGCTAACATGCACTCAGCCACATAACAGCTTGGTAAGACTCTGTAATTTACTCAGGTTGATtaaagaaatgacattttacttccatgtaatgcaatgagagATTATGTTGCCTTGAAAAAGCCACCTTACTGTTATTCctgtttcttcttgtttttccatctgattttctgtcttttcagcttcatttaTGAAATTTGACCAATACCTTCAGCCAGCGTGGAATAgcattgtttgtgctttttgtgtcaatatCATAcgttttttttagatatttatgATGTTACATTGAAAAATTTCCCATTGACTAAAACGGATAGAAcattcagaatctgaacattctAACATGTGAAGCTGACCTCACAGTAAGCCTGCTACAGTTTAGACAGTTATAGATCATCTCTCAAGCAAAGCTTGTAATTACTAGCTACTATCATGATAGGCTTTTTCAATCCAACTTAAAGTCTGTCCTCAGAATTTCCTTTCTAGTTTTTAACTGAagagtgattttatttttatactgacCCTTCACCATTGTGTTCCATTGGGTTCCGTGTTTTAGCAGTGCTAAAGAGTGGAACAAAACTGAAGAAATTTCCATTGACTGACACAACCTAACAGCTCCTTGGGTTATCCTCAAATGAACACCATGATTACCATGATCAGACAACCTCATCCAGCAAACAGTACTTCCGAAAGGAAATGACATCCCTCAAAACCCAACAAAATAGAGCTTGTGATGCGAGAGAAGGGGAGACTTTGATGTGATGGTATATTTACTCTCCTTTTATCTGTGGTCCTCTGGCTTTGTGATATATTATTGAAAATTTACTTGCTTTTTCATTCACGTCCTGTTTTAGGTCATTTGGAGGAATTTAATAGCTGTGTATCAGCACTGAGTTTGAGGGATTCGTTTGTACAGTCTCACAAGATGTctcagaacaaaaataatttccttgGCTGCAGGAAGGAAGGATGTGTATTCACAGAGAAGCTGTGGTAGATTTAAGTCAAATCAGTACACTTCAACGAGCTCCGCCCTGCAGGATCAGAAAAGCATTCATATAACAGGCTAAAGACTCAAACTTTTCAACATATGGTcttcctctgtgaaaatgtgtttttctcttggCAACCTTTTTATACCATTGGTGTTTGAGATAATTTAAGAGATATTGTAATCAGTGCCTTAATTTCCCTTAAAGCTAATATCTGAAAGTGGCTGTTTTAGGATGAGCAGGTTCCTCTGTTTGTTTAGGCTGTAGattaaaaaccaaataaaataaataaacaaatttaaaaaaaaaaacagaaatttctttaaatatgccatgaaataaaatacaaaaattgatGTTTATATCATACTCAAGGGAGGTCCATAAAGCTGATATCATTTGAGTTTAGCTACAGATGATCACTGGGGCTGTGCACAGGATCATTTGCCTGAGGAGGTAGTGTCCTCATTAACACACCCCCGTAACAAGCAAAATtatgtatttcagtgtgttaaaatgagtgttttaaatattcacattaaaaaaagattgttcGCCTGCTCTGGTAAACTTTCCAACACAGAGGTAAACATCGCTAAACAACGTTCTGAATCATTACCGTTACTTGAAGATGGATTGTTAACACCCCTGCCCCTAGAGTGACAAAAGAAAACTTGTATTTAGAACTGTCCAAGAAAACGCAGGCAACCTCTCACGGACTGTTGAGGTGGCCGATATGACAAGACGGAAAGAGAGAGGCACCACTTCCCCGATGATTAGGTTCATTTAGCTCATGAAAACTGTCAACATGGGCACCCTGCAGAAACGTTCTGGATCTTCAGAAGGCTTTCTTCCCACAATGggtttcacattaaaatcagCTGTCACAATGAAGTTGCGAATGCAGGGCGGGAAACTCTTGCCCTTAGGGCACTTCTAATAGGGCGAGAGGTGTACAGAGTTCGTCTTCATCCTCCCGCAGCAGCTGGTGTTAAAGCGCGCTGAAGCGAAGCACAGAAATGCCGAGCCCCGTTGTTAAATGGCATCTGCAGCGCTCCAGCGTGCCTGCCTAGTAACAACAATTGCGCGCGGCATGCAAAAGTCATGGATAAACTGAAGAATGATTAACCCAGGCCAACAGATGCAGAAAAGGTTCGTTAGTCCCAATTAAAATTTTCCGATGAGGAACGAGAGGAACACGGAGAAATTATTCTACGCAGTGCAGTTTAGACGTATTGACCGCTAACAGCTTTAGAATACCTGAATTAATTGGCTTTGGAAATTCGCTTGCAGTAGTTGTCGTTTTAATCAATTTCCTTCTTGTACACAAAGCGAATGGCAAGAGATAGATCAAAGAATGTAGGTAGATGTATATTGTAGGTCTATGAAACGTAACGGAAACATACAGGAGCGTTTTGTCATGTTTGCCAGTAACAGATGTCTTTGCTGTCCTTTTGTAGACTGAGgtgaattattaaatattgtCACTGGCCAGTCGATGAAACTGCGCTGCGCATAATTTTCGCTCATATGATGTTCATTATTCAAGTTATCGGTGTTCATTTGGCAATTAGCAAAGTCGCTAATACAAACTACCATATATAATAGGAACTCATTCCCTATTGCGTTTTGTAATCATCCCACTATTTAACCACAATAATGCCATTCTTCACACAGgttaaaagaaaatacttaAAACAAATATCTCTTCAGATTACACTAAAACATAGCATCCGTGAGACAAGAACTGCTAACTTGAATTCGAGTATCTACAATTGATCCAATCCTCATCACTGAAGAGCCCCATTGCGGATAAATGGCACGCACGTGCTGGTCGAGTTTGTGAATGAGATGGGTAGAATCCTAGTTCTAGTTCTAGTTCTAATCTCGTGCATTAAAAATTCTCgtttaatgttatattttacgtaaataaaaaaaaatccactaaATGTTATTAGTGCAGTGAATTTTATCACAATAGCGTGTTGTTTTAGCAAAGAAACTGACGTAAAACAGCACACATGATACCACAGTTAGTTGCGGGATTTTGAACATTATAGTGGGGGTTcttcataatattttaaatgatttatactTCCCTTAGGGAAAGGTTAACCtggatatttgttttaaaactccGGGTacttaaaattaataaatataccTCGCAACTCAAAGTATTCCTGTTTCCACTTGTGTTCGCACTTGCACTTTCTCTGAATGTCCATGTCACACAGGCGGGATGTTAATTAGCTATTTTATCACTGTAATTGAGTGTCGCCCTACCTTCTCTGGGTGCTGCAGGATCCCAAGCTGACCACATCTGCACGAAGAAAAAGGGCGTCCAGCAAACGATATATGCCACAACAAtcacaaatgtcattttgacCGTTGTTATCTTTGCTTTGGAGATTAAATTTACACTGCTCACCCGCGAGAGCGCAGTGCCTTTTGAAGCCTTAGGGGTAAGGGTAATGCACTGTTCCCTTTTGGTTTTCAGTTTAAAGTTTTGCCATATTTTATAGCTTATCAGTCCGTAGCAAATACTAAGAATGGCCACTGGTATGATATAGATGGTAAGACTAATCCAAGTCACATATGCCTTGGCACCCCACGGCTGCACGAAGTCCCCCCAACAGTCATACACTCCGGATCCAACATCCCTCATGGAAAAGATATACATCTGAGGGATGCTGAACAAGAGGCTAAGTGCCCAGGAGGCGATCACGTAAAAACGGTCCTTTCTCCTGTGCAAGGAGCGCAGCGGCTGGCAAATTGCTAAGCACCTGTCTATCGACATCAAAACGAGCATGTAGGTTGAGGCGAACATCCCGACGATCTGCAAGTACTTCACCAACCTACACAAAAAGTCGGGTCCGTAAAACCGAAATGTGATGTCCCAAATGAGTTGTGGCAACACCTGAAAGATTGCCACCACCAGATCCGCGATACTGAGGTGCTTCATGAAATAATACATCCGGGACTGAGCGTGCTTGGTAGTGTGAATCGCGAGTAGGACGCACAGGTTGCCAGCAAGAGCCAGAAAGAGCACCAGAGCTAGCACTGTCACCTCCACTTTGGCCACTTCTTCGTTGCGCTTCAGAGGGTTTACAGTCTGGTTTCCCCCGGTCCCGTTTCCAAGAGTGTTGTTGCCCAGGGAGTCGTTCAATGACCAAAAGTCCAGATCTCTTAGAACACCCTCCATCACGTTTAAACGCTATCCAGGATCAGAGTTCATAAAACCTGCAATCCCAGCTGTTTCACCTCTCAAACATTAGTTATTTTCATCGGtctttttgtcttcatttaacAGGTGTCAGGTGAATGTGTCTGACCAATGACTTTCCCACCTACATTTTTGTACAATGCCAATATTTTATTCCGGCTTTGCGGGGAAGCTTGGCTTCTGTTGAATGCCCGGGGCAGGCTAAATCCTAAAAAAGGCTAAGGAAAGTAAGAGCACATCATTGGATGACGAACTATACACTGCGATTTATACCGTActgtacaataaaacaaattcattaaattaacTGGTCAAACAAACGAGAATGAAACACCACCAACTAAGcacaataaaaaagataaatccAATCGATTATACTAatattgacaaaaataacaaccgaaggttgaataaaaatgaatagacAAATAATAAGAACATAATTACCTGTAGTTTTTGTAATACAGAAGAGCTCCATCCTTAATAATACCACTTTCTGTTAAACACGCGTATTAATCACTGAGTTTTTGCAGTTACCGAAtgcatcttttttaaaaatgtgcagtctGAAGACTTCTCCAGCAGTTTCCTATTAGGCATTAGTCCAGCAAGTACAGCCACCAGCCTCCCTCTCTATGCGCGCGCAACGAATGCCCCGCATCTTGATATTTATACCCCGAGTATATCTTTGCAACAGATTGCTGGGGTGCAGTTGCATAACACATTTCTACCACTAGGTGGCCCTATGCGC
It contains:
- the oxtr gene encoding oxytocin receptor, yielding MEGVLRDLDFWSLNDSLGNNTLGNGTGGNQTVNPLKRNEEVAKVEVTVLALVLFLALAGNLCVLLAIHTTKHAQSRMYYFMKHLSIADLVVAIFQVLPQLIWDITFRFYGPDFLCRLVKYLQIVGMFASTYMLVLMSIDRCLAICQPLRSLHRRKDRFYVIASWALSLLFSIPQMYIFSMRDVGSGVYDCWGDFVQPWGAKAYVTWISLTIYIIPVAILSICYGLISYKIWQNFKLKTKREQCITLTPKASKGTALSRVSSVNLISKAKITTVKMTFVIVVAYIVCWTPFFFVQMWSAWDPAAPREAMPFIISMLLASLNSCCNPWIYMYFAGHLFHDLRQRFLCCSRLYVKSSQCTCERESSRKSNSSNYAIKSTSSQKSITQTSTT